The Bacillus vallismortis genome window below encodes:
- the spo0J gene encoding stage 0 sporulation protein Spo0J translates to MAKGLGKGINALFNQVDLSDETVEEIKVADLRPNPYQPRKHFDDEALAELKESVLQHGILQPLIVRKSLKGYDIVAGERRFRAAKLAGLDTVPAIVRELSEALMREIALLENLQREDLSPLEEAQAYDSLLKHLDLTQEQLAKRLGKSRPHIANHLRLLTLPENIQQLIAEGTLSMGHGRTLLGLKNKNKLEPLVQKVIAEHLNVRQLEQLIQQLNQNVSRETKKKEPVKDAVIKERESYLQNYFGTTVNIKRQKKKGKIEIEFFSNEDLDRILELLSERDS, encoded by the coding sequence ATGGCTAAAGGCCTTGGAAAAGGGATTAATGCGTTGTTTAATCAGGTCGATTTGTCTGATGAGACAGTTGAAGAAATTAAAGTTGCTGATTTACGCCCTAATCCTTATCAGCCAAGAAAACACTTTGATGACGAGGCATTAGCTGAACTAAAAGAATCTGTGCTGCAGCATGGCATTCTACAGCCGCTTATCGTCAGAAAATCTTTAAAAGGCTATGATATTGTTGCGGGCGAACGGCGTTTTCGAGCGGCAAAGCTGGCGGGTTTAGACACGGTTCCGGCGATTGTCCGTGAATTATCAGAGGCATTAATGAGAGAAATTGCTTTATTGGAAAACCTTCAGCGTGAAGATTTATCGCCGCTTGAAGAGGCTCAGGCCTATGACTCTTTGCTGAAACACTTAGACCTCACGCAAGAACAGCTTGCCAAACGTCTTGGGAAAAGCAGACCGCATATTGCGAATCATTTAAGATTGCTGACCCTGCCAGAAAACATTCAGCAGCTTATTGCCGAAGGTACGCTTTCAATGGGACATGGACGCACGCTTCTTGGCCTGAAAAATAAAAATAAGCTTGAACCGCTTGTACAAAAAGTGATTGCGGAACACCTCAATGTTCGCCAGCTTGAACAGCTGATTCAGCAGTTAAATCAGAATGTTTCACGTGAAACAAAGAAAAAAGAACCTGTGAAAGACGCGGTTATAAAAGAACGAGAATCTTACCTCCAAAATTATTTTGGAACAACGGTTAATATTAAACGACAAAAGAAAAAAGGCAAAATCGAAATTGAATTTTTCTCTAATGAAGATCTTGACCGGATTTTAGAGCTTTTGTCTGAACGAGATTCATAA
- the noc gene encoding nucleoid occlusion protein gives MKHSFSRFFGLGEKEQEPEIAEQETNKEEILEIPVNAIVPNRFQPRTIFSDEKIKELAMTIHTHGIIQPIVVRHTEEEGQYELIAGERRWRAVQSLEWEKIPAIIKDFSDTETASVALIENLQREELSSIEEAHAYARLLELHDLTQEALAQRLGKGQSTIANKLRLLKLPQPVQDAIMEKKITERHARALIPLKQPELQVTLLTEIIEKSLNVKQTEDRVVKMLEQGQRKPKPRRKAFSRDTRIAMNTIRQSLSMVEDSGVKLNTEEEEFEEYIQLTIRIPK, from the coding sequence ATGAAGCATTCATTCTCTCGTTTCTTCGGGCTTGGTGAGAAGGAACAGGAACCGGAGATTGCTGAACAAGAGACAAACAAAGAAGAGATTCTGGAAATACCGGTAAATGCTATCGTTCCCAACCGTTTTCAGCCACGCACCATTTTCTCAGATGAAAAAATCAAAGAGTTAGCAATGACCATTCATACACACGGCATTATTCAGCCGATTGTTGTCAGGCATACAGAAGAAGAAGGCCAATACGAACTCATTGCAGGTGAAAGACGCTGGAGAGCGGTTCAATCGCTCGAGTGGGAAAAGATTCCGGCTATTATTAAGGATTTTTCGGATACGGAAACCGCTTCTGTAGCGTTAATTGAAAACTTGCAGCGGGAAGAACTGTCTTCTATTGAGGAAGCGCATGCCTATGCTAGGCTTCTTGAGCTTCATGATTTAACACAGGAAGCTCTCGCGCAGCGTTTAGGAAAAGGGCAGTCAACAATTGCGAACAAGCTGCGGTTATTAAAGCTGCCTCAGCCGGTCCAAGACGCGATTATGGAGAAGAAAATCACTGAGCGGCATGCCAGAGCACTGATTCCGCTGAAACAGCCTGAGCTCCAAGTCACACTGCTCACAGAGATTATTGAGAAAAGTTTAAATGTAAAGCAGACGGAAGACCGAGTGGTGAAAATGCTGGAGCAAGGCCAGAGAAAACCGAAGCCGAGACGCAAAGCGTTCAGCAGAGATACAAGAATTGCAATGAACACGATTCGACAGTCACTATCAATGGTTGAAGACAGCGGTGTAAAATTGAATACAGAAGAAGAAGAATTTGAAGAATATATTCAATTAACGATTCGCATACCAAAATAA
- a CDS encoding molybdopterin-dependent oxidoreductase, translated as MSKVHQSACPLNCWDSCGFLVTVDEGKVTKVDGDSNHPITEGKICGRGRMLETKTNSPDRLRYPMKKQNGEFVRISWEQALDEIADKLREIKETSETTAVLHSHDYANNGLLKALDQRFFNGYGGVTEIVGSICWGSGIEAQSWDFGRSYGHGPLDIYNSKHVVVWGRNVSRTNMHLYHHLQQVKKKGATITVIDPIFNPTAKLADRYISVKPGMDGWLAAGILKVLIETGRTDETFIFEHSVGFNDVKELLDTVSLEEFIIKTETSMEELEYLAGLYADGPVSTFMGLGMQRYKNGGETIRWIDALVAASGNVGIKGGGANFGNVQIGESFAKTKLTLPELKTASRSFSMMTQAEEVLTSADPAIEMIIVTCGNPLTQVPNTNKVRQAFENVPMTVAIDSIMTDTAKLCDYVLPTATVFEEEDIYYSSMYHHYVQYGKKLVEPQGEAKSDSWIWSELAKRLGFGELFDYSTEEFLEMGLSSLEAENVTLKRLKEKGHLPLPVKQVPWEDYQFLTPSGKFEFTSSLAEEKGFSGLLQLNVPEESVFHNEELAEKYPYTLLSIHPQRSNHSQHVPFIEKLQHIQVDISPDIAVEQNLQDGDEVSIFNDRGRLKGKVKVMKQAHPKTVNIDEGMWAAFGGSVNTLTNDTNSDNGMGSTLFDCLVGLKKA; from the coding sequence ATGAGCAAAGTGCATCAGTCAGCTTGTCCGCTGAATTGCTGGGACAGCTGCGGCTTTTTGGTGACTGTTGATGAGGGAAAGGTAACAAAAGTGGACGGAGATTCGAATCATCCGATTACGGAAGGCAAAATCTGCGGCCGCGGCAGAATGCTTGAGACAAAAACAAATTCGCCTGATCGGCTTCGCTATCCGATGAAAAAACAAAATGGCGAGTTTGTGCGGATTTCTTGGGAGCAGGCGCTTGATGAAATTGCCGATAAACTCCGGGAGATCAAGGAAACGTCGGAGACAACTGCTGTTTTGCACAGCCATGATTATGCGAATAACGGTTTGTTAAAAGCGCTAGATCAGCGTTTTTTTAATGGATATGGCGGCGTGACTGAAATCGTCGGCAGCATATGTTGGGGCTCAGGTATCGAGGCGCAAAGCTGGGATTTCGGCCGTTCGTATGGGCACGGCCCGCTTGATATTTACAACAGCAAACATGTTGTTGTGTGGGGGAGAAATGTATCCAGAACAAATATGCACTTATACCATCACTTGCAGCAGGTGAAGAAAAAGGGCGCCACGATTACGGTGATTGACCCGATCTTCAACCCGACTGCCAAGCTTGCAGACCGGTATATCTCTGTCAAACCGGGAATGGACGGCTGGCTTGCGGCAGGCATTTTGAAGGTTCTGATTGAGACAGGAAGAACGGACGAGACGTTTATTTTTGAGCACTCTGTCGGTTTTAATGATGTGAAAGAGCTTTTGGACACTGTTTCTTTAGAGGAGTTTATTATCAAAACAGAAACTTCTATGGAGGAGCTGGAGTATTTGGCTGGTTTGTATGCTGATGGCCCGGTGTCTACCTTTATGGGGCTCGGCATGCAGCGATATAAAAACGGCGGCGAAACGATTCGCTGGATTGATGCACTCGTTGCGGCAAGCGGAAATGTCGGAATTAAAGGCGGCGGCGCGAATTTCGGGAACGTCCAGATCGGTGAGAGCTTTGCAAAAACGAAGCTGACCCTGCCGGAATTAAAAACAGCATCACGTTCGTTTTCCATGATGACGCAGGCTGAAGAGGTGTTGACGTCTGCTGATCCAGCTATTGAGATGATCATTGTGACGTGCGGAAATCCGCTGACTCAGGTGCCAAATACCAATAAAGTAAGACAAGCATTTGAAAACGTGCCGATGACGGTGGCGATTGATTCGATCATGACGGATACGGCAAAGCTGTGTGACTATGTGCTGCCGACTGCCACTGTTTTTGAAGAAGAGGATATCTACTACTCCAGCATGTATCATCATTACGTTCAGTACGGGAAGAAGCTTGTGGAACCGCAGGGAGAAGCAAAGTCGGACAGCTGGATTTGGTCAGAGCTTGCAAAACGCCTTGGATTTGGCGAGCTGTTTGACTACAGCACTGAAGAATTTTTAGAGATGGGGCTTTCTTCATTGGAAGCAGAGAATGTGACGCTTAAGCGATTGAAAGAAAAAGGCCACCTCCCTCTTCCGGTCAAGCAGGTTCCGTGGGAGGATTATCAGTTTTTGACGCCGAGCGGAAAATTTGAATTTACTTCGTCGTTAGCTGAGGAAAAAGGATTTAGCGGTTTGCTTCAATTAAACGTACCCGAAGAATCTGTTTTCCATAATGAAGAGTTAGCCGAAAAGTATCCCTACACGCTTTTGTCTATTCATCCGCAACGCTCTAATCACTCTCAGCATGTGCCGTTTATTGAAAAGCTTCAGCATATTCAAGTTGATATTTCTCCAGATATAGCGGTGGAGCAGAATCTTCAGGACGGAGACGAGGTCAGTATCTTTAATGACCGCGGGCGCTTGAAGGGCAAGGTGAAGGTGATGAAGCAGGCTCATCCAAAGACGGTTAATATAGATGAGGGCATGTGGGCGGCTTTTGGAGGCTCAGTCAATACACTGACAAACGATACAAATTCCGATAATGGAATGGGAAGTACGCTTTTTGACTGTTTAGTAGGTTTGAAAAAAGCATAA
- the yyaC gene encoding spore protease YyaC: MNRKGGLFSSQERVKHYVSHTDAAAAKQIQTILSSSLRKAAGRPIIVVCIGTDRSTGDSLGPLVGMKLKQMHLTRFHVYGTLSDPVHAVNMKDKINDIQKIHKNPFIIAVDACLGRVKSVGSFQIGDGPLKPGAGVQKDLPEVGDLHINGIVNVSGFMEYFVLQNTRLHLVMNMASVLAEGLSLTDRTEWRQERLSPLQRITGRI; the protein is encoded by the coding sequence ATGAATCGAAAAGGCGGGCTTTTTTCCTCTCAGGAACGAGTAAAGCATTATGTTTCACATACGGATGCAGCTGCAGCAAAACAAATCCAAACCATCCTTTCTTCATCCTTACGTAAAGCTGCCGGCAGACCGATTATCGTGGTTTGTATCGGAACAGACCGTTCAACCGGTGATTCATTAGGCCCGCTCGTAGGAATGAAACTCAAACAGATGCATCTCACTAGATTTCATGTCTATGGCACTTTATCTGATCCCGTTCATGCTGTAAATATGAAGGATAAAATCAATGACATTCAAAAAATACATAAAAACCCGTTTATTATAGCGGTCGATGCATGCTTAGGACGCGTTAAAAGTGTGGGATCGTTTCAAATCGGAGACGGACCATTAAAGCCGGGAGCTGGTGTGCAAAAAGACCTTCCTGAAGTGGGAGATCTTCATATTAACGGAATTGTGAATGTGAGTGGTTTTATGGAATACTTTGTTTTACAAAATACAAGGCTGCACTTGGTCATGAATATGGCAAGTGTTCTTGCTGAAGGATTGAGTTTAACAGATCGGACAGAGTGGAGGCAGGAACGCCTTAGCCCGCTTCAAAGGATCACTGGGCGAATATAA
- a CDS encoding DUF951 domain-containing protein, translated as MADKDFGLNDVVEMKKPHPCGVNSWKIIRMGMDIRIKCEGCSHSVMIPRREFERKLKKVLVKHEEPTS; from the coding sequence TTGGCGGATAAAGACTTTGGCCTGAATGATGTCGTAGAAATGAAAAAACCGCATCCATGCGGAGTGAACAGCTGGAAAATTATACGCATGGGAATGGATATTCGAATTAAGTGTGAGGGATGCTCTCACAGTGTAATGATTCCTAGAAGAGAATTTGAAAGAAAACTAAAAAAAGTACTAGTCAAGCATGAGGAGCCTACTTCATAA
- a CDS encoding PH domain-containing protein, translating to MVYKTKRDVPVTLMIVFLILLIQADAIVPFVLGNMRVSGWIIFTLLTLLNVLIIWSFIDLKYVLREHHLIIKAGLIKHQIPYEKIDKVVEKKKLWSGFRLIGSRHTITIYYLGGWGHAVISPQDTEEFIHMLKEKNSNITTLTKSN from the coding sequence ATGGTTTATAAAACAAAGAGAGATGTACCCGTTACGCTGATGATTGTTTTTCTCATATTACTGATACAAGCAGATGCCATTGTTCCTTTTGTGCTGGGAAATATGAGGGTTTCAGGCTGGATCATTTTTACTCTGCTGACGCTTTTAAATGTGCTCATCATTTGGAGCTTTATTGATCTGAAATATGTATTAAGGGAGCATCATTTGATCATTAAAGCCGGACTGATTAAACATCAAATTCCTTACGAAAAAATCGACAAAGTGGTTGAGAAAAAGAAGCTGTGGTCAGGTTTTCGTCTAATCGGGTCTCGTCATACCATCACGATATATTATCTGGGCGGCTGGGGGCACGCAGTGATTTCTCCGCAAGATACTGAAGAATTTATCCACATGCTCAAAGAAAAGAATTCTAATATAACAACGTTAACTAAAAGTAATTAA
- the rsmG gene encoding 16S rRNA (guanine(527)-N(7))-methyltransferase RsmG yields the protein MNIEEFTSGLAEKGISLSPRQLEQFELYYDMLVEWNEKINLTSITEKKEVYLKHFYDSITAAFYVDFNQMNTICDVGAGAGFPSLPIKICFPHLHVTIVDSLNKRITFLEKLSEALQLENTTFCHDRAETFGQRKDVRESYDIVTARAVARLSVLSELCLPLVKKNGLFVALKAASAEEELNAGKKAITTLGGELENIHSFKLPIEESDRNIMVIRKTKNTPKKYPRKPGTPNRSPIEG from the coding sequence ATGAATATTGAAGAATTCACTTCTGGTTTGGCGGAAAAAGGGATCTCCCTTTCTCCCCGTCAGCTGGAGCAATTTGAGCTGTATTATGACATGCTGGTTGAATGGAACGAAAAAATCAATCTGACTTCAATTACAGAGAAAAAAGAAGTGTATCTTAAGCATTTTTATGATTCCATTACAGCCGCTTTTTATGTCGACTTCAATCAGATGAACACGATTTGTGATGTCGGAGCGGGAGCGGGTTTTCCGAGTCTTCCGATTAAAATATGCTTTCCGCACCTCCATGTTACAATCGTGGATTCACTAAACAAACGGATTACGTTTTTAGAAAAGTTGTCTGAAGCTTTGCAATTGGAGAATACGACATTCTGCCATGACAGAGCTGAAACATTCGGACAGCGGAAAGACGTACGGGAAAGCTATGATATTGTGACGGCGCGAGCAGTTGCAAGACTATCTGTTTTGAGCGAACTTTGCCTGCCTCTGGTGAAGAAAAACGGTTTATTTGTTGCTTTAAAAGCCGCATCAGCTGAAGAAGAACTGAATGCTGGCAAAAAAGCGATCACGACGCTTGGAGGAGAACTTGAGAATATCCATTCCTTTAAGCTGCCTATTGAAGAAAGCGATCGTAATATTATGGTGATACGAAAGACAAAAAATACACCTAAGAAGTATCCAAGAAAACCGGGAACTCCTAATAGATCGCCAATTGAAGGGTAA
- the soj gene encoding sporulation initiation inhibitor protein Soj encodes MGKIIAITNQKGGVGKTTTSVNLGACLAYIGKRVLLVDIDPQGNATSGLGIEKADVEQCVYDILVDDADVIDIIKATTVENLDVIPATIQLAGAEIELVPTISREVRLKRALEAVKQNYDYIIIDCPPSLGLLTINALTASDSVVIPVQCEYYALEGLSQLLNTVRLVQKHLNTDLMIEGVLLTMLDARTNLGIQVIEEVKKYFRDKVYKTVIPRNVRLSEAPSHGKPIILYDPRSRGAEVYLDLAKEVAANG; translated from the coding sequence GTGGGAAAAATCATAGCAATTACGAACCAAAAAGGCGGAGTCGGCAAAACAACGACGTCTGTCAACCTTGGGGCATGCTTAGCTTACATAGGGAAAAGGGTTCTGCTGGTAGATATTGATCCGCAGGGAAATGCGACAAGCGGATTAGGGATTGAAAAAGCCGATGTAGAGCAGTGTGTGTACGATATTTTAGTAGATGATGCAGATGTAATAGATATAATTAAAGCAACGACAGTAGAGAACTTGGACGTGATTCCTGCGACGATTCAGCTTGCAGGAGCTGAAATAGAGCTGGTTCCGACGATTTCAAGAGAAGTGAGACTGAAGAGGGCGCTTGAAGCAGTAAAGCAGAATTATGATTATATTATTATTGATTGTCCGCCGTCATTGGGGCTGCTGACGATTAACGCGCTTACTGCCTCAGATTCCGTTGTGATTCCTGTACAGTGCGAATATTACGCTTTGGAGGGGCTCAGCCAGTTATTAAATACTGTACGTCTTGTGCAAAAGCATTTGAATACCGATTTAATGATTGAAGGTGTATTGCTGACAATGCTTGATGCCCGGACAAATCTCGGCATTCAAGTGATTGAAGAAGTTAAAAAATATTTTAGAGATAAAGTATATAAGACGGTTATTCCGCGTAATGTCCGTCTGAGTGAGGCACCGAGTCACGGAAAACCCATCATTTTATACGATCCGCGGTCAAGAGGCGCAGAAGTATATTTAGATTTAGCAAAGGAAGTGGCTGCGAATGGCTAA